TGAAGCGCTTGATGAGAAAGTTAAAGCATGGGGTGGCGACGTTATTCTTGATGCCTGCTGCGGCGTTGGGCAAAGTACCCGTTTACTTGCCAAGCAAAACCCTAACGCGCTAGTGATTGGGGTGGATAAGTCGGCGCATCGCGTTAATCGCAATGTCGAAGAGCATTTTCCAGTGGATATAGCGGGCGTGACTAACTTTGAGATTATTCGCGCCGATCTGAATGACTTTTACCGTTTAGTGGCAAAGGCAAACTGGCCGATCGCTAAGCACAATATTTTGTATCCAAATCCTTGGCCTAAAGCTAAACATATTCAGCGTCGCTGGCATGGCGCTGCGGTCTTCCCTAGCATTATTCAAATTGGCGAAACCATTGAGCTACGCAGTAACTGGCGCCTGTATTTGGAAGAGTTTCTAATCGCCGCTAAGCTGTCAGGCCGAGAAGGGCAGATCACTGAGATAAAGTTAACTCAAGGTGATACGCCAATTACACCATTTGAAGCTAAGTTTATTAACAGTGGCCAGCAATGTTGGCAATTAACCATAAGCTAGTGATTTTCACTACTTTTGTTTGTAAAAAATACTAACACTGTTTATTTGTATTTTAGCTTCTTTAACAAAAAACCAATATAACCATAGAGTTATAGAATTGGCGTAAATATTGATGTACTCCTTGTTCAATGCAAGGAGAACTCAATGTCTAACACCATCAAAAAAGATGTACTAACTAAAGCATTTGTTTTAATTACCCTTTCTCAAGCCTGCCTGATCTATATTGGGTAGCGCCTTCGTAACACCCCCGTAGCTCAACGCTATGGTGGCAATAACACAAAGAAACGAGACATTTTCGACGATTTTGATTAAACTGCCGCATTCGTTTTGAACATAGAAAAGCTTTATTTAACGGTAATGTATGACGGCAGGTAAACGCGCGGCGGAAGTATCATTAGAGTCGATGCACCGTATCTTTACAATTCCTGAAGCCCCAGACTCGACTTTAGGTCGAATAGAGAAAGAGATCTCAGAAAATCTGGCGGGCTTTTTAGGTAATCATATCGTTGCTACGGAGCAAGCACTCACCGAGATTGAAAAGGACTTTGCTGGCGCGAGTATTCCTGAGCAACCAGCATTTGTATCTGATCACACTCATCACTTGCTTGATAAGCTAGTGTCGCGCTCGGTTCATACTTCAAGCCCAAGCTTTATTGGTCATATGACCTCAGCTTTACCGCATTTCTTGTTGCCACTATCAAAGCTGATGGTGGGTTTGAACCAAAACTTGGTAAAAATTGAAACCTCTAAGGCTTTCACGCCATTAGAGCGCCAAGTGTTAGGCATGATGCACCGCCTAGTGTATCGCGATTCAGATGACTTTTATCAGTCGTGGATGCATAGCGCTAATCACTCACTCGGAGCGTTTTGCTCTGGTGGTACCGTCGCTAACCTGACGGCCTTATGGGTTGCCCGCAACAATATGCTAAAAGCTGATGGCGACTTTAAAGGAGTTGCCCGTGAAGGCTTATTTAATGCACTTAAGCACTATGGTTACGACGGTTTAGCAATCTTAGTATCTGATCGCGGTCACTACTCGTTGAAGAAGTCTGCAGATGTACTGGGCTTGGGCCAAGATAGCGTGATCGCTATTCCAACTGATGAATACAATCGCATTGACTGTATGCAATTGGCGGCGAAATGTCAGGAATTAACCGACAACAATATTCGTGTGCTAAGCATTGTTGGTGTTGCGGGTACTACGGAAACTGGCAATATTGACCCACTCGCTGATATGGCCGCAATTGCTCAGCAATTTAAGTGTCACTTCCACGTCGACGCGGCGTGGGGCGGAGCAACCTTACTGTCGAACAAATACCGTGATTTACTTGCAGGTATAGAGCAAGCGGATTCCGTGACGATTGATGCTCATAAGCAAATGTATGTGCCAATGGGTGCTGGCTTAGTGGTCTTTAAAAACCCATCATCGGTCGCGGCAATTGAACATCATGCTGAATATATTTTGCGTAAAGGCTCAAAAGACTTAGGTAGCCATACGCTAGAAGGTTCACGCCCAGGTATGGCAATGTTAGTTTATGCGAGCCTGCATATTATTAGTCGCCCAGGTTATGAGCTTTTGATCAATCAAGCGATCGAAAAAGCGAAATACTTTGCCAAGATCATTCGTGAACACAGTGAATTTGAATTGGTGACAGAGCCTGAGCTGTGTTTGCTTACTTATCGTTATGTACCATCACAAGTGCAAGCGTTTATGGCGGGCGCTGATGTTGAAACCAATCAAGCACTAAATAAAGTCATTGATAAACTCACCAAGCATATTCAAAAAACACAACGTGAAGCGGGTAAGTCGTTTGTTTCTCGTACGCGTATTGAAGTGCAAAAATACGGTGGTGAGAAAGTGCTAGTATTCCGTGTAGTACTGGCAAACCCGTTGACGACGGAAGAAATATTGCATGATGTGCTTACTGAGCAAGTAGAAGTTGCACAAAGTAGTATTAAGTTTTTGCCAGAGCTATTGGCAAAAATTGGCAACTCGAATTAGATTAATTCAATTAGTGTTGGTACCTCATTGATATCAAAAAGCCGCGTTTAAACGCGGCTTTTTAGTAGCATAAATAATTAGCTTAATTTTACATTTTAAAAGCTTCGATATTTTCAGCGCCTTTATCTTCCGAGAATAAAGCGCTGATTGCGCTTCGGATAAAATCAAAGACTGAATAGCCAAGAATTATCCCTCCTGCAACTAATATGAGAGGTAAAGCCCAGTTCTGCTCAAAGAGCCCCTCGGTTAATGAGTACAATACACTCAGCATATAAAATAAGAACGCGAGTTTTAGCGTGCGCTGCGGTGGTTTAATTTCTTCTACCCATTGGCTTTCGTGACCTTTGAAAATAAGTTTTTCATCATGATCCCCCAATCGCTTATCGAAGAAAAATTGACTGTGTTTTTCGATAATTCGCTTATTGTTGGTCAGCGTAATTTGATATTCACCACTGCTCCACGATGAAATAGTGCGATGCAATTTCAGCGTTTCGTTATTAGTGTTAATGGTTACTGAGTTAACGGACTTAAACCACTGTGTTGGCTTTGCAATAAGCTCCTCGTTTAAATAAACTTTTTCACGGCCCATAAAATCAACGGTATAACGAATTTGGTGTTCTTGATAGGTAAAATCAAAGCTTAACATTAGGCTTCCTTTTCCACATGATTGGGTGAGCTAGAGTCTTCTTCAAAAGCAAGAATATCCCCCGGTTGACAGTTTAAGTGCTGACATATGGCTTCTAGCGTACTAAAGCGGATTGCCTTGGCACGCCCTGCTTTTAGCACGCTCAAATTTTGCGGGGTAATGCCAATCGCCGCCGCTAGGTCATTTAGTTTCATTTTCCGCTGTGCAAGCACTACGTCTAAATTGACAATAACAGGCATAATTAAATGGTTAACTCCTGCTCTTCTTCTAACTCTCGTGAAATTTTGGTTACCGCAGCCGCAAGGTGCAAGCAATAGCCAATAACGGCGACCACAAAATCCGCAGAGCCAAGATAAAGCGTTGTAAAGCTAAAATCTTCGCCTTGATTGGCGAGTACTAAGTATTCTGTTGCGATCATAATGCCAGGCTTGATAATAAGCCCATATGAGATGGCTAGCTTAGCGATGGTTTTAAATACGTTAAGTACGTTAGCGGTAAAAAATTCTCCTTGAATGTATAAGTTGAAGATTTTGTGCACTAACAAGAGGAAAATAAATGAAGTGGGAACGGTGATCATGAGATTAAAGAAAACAGGATCACTAGCAAACTCTGCGACTCCTTTTTTACTGATAATAGCAATGCCGCCAACCAAGCTCATTAGGGTCATAATGCCCATAAAAATAGTAAAGCCCATTATCTTGCCTTGATTTAGCTGGCAAAGCTTTTGAAATGCAATCATAGAAACGTCCTTTTGGAGATAATGTAGACATTAAAATTTCATTTTTCAATAATAAACTATCGAAAAACGATAATTTGTTGTCGTTAATTACACGATTAGAGACATGCTAACGTTTATTTTCTATTGTGAATTAGTTAGCGTAAGGTGCTCGAACTTAGGTTGCTCAATTCATTAAAGGAGTTTTCATTGAGAAAAATAGCAATTTTGTTATCACTTTTACTTCAGGCCGTATCGATAGGTTATGTGATGGCAAAAGAAGTATCGCTAAAGCCTGGGTTGTATGAAGGCATTAGCGAGCATGAATTTGTCTTGCTGCAGTTAAACGAGAACGGCAATCACAAGATCTTCAAAATGAACATTCCAAGTGCTTTTCAGCATGGAAAACAACGGGATTTTAGTGAGCAAAATATACACTGTGACCAACTGCGATGCCTT
This Thalassotalea euphylliae DNA region includes the following protein-coding sequences:
- the panP gene encoding pyridoxal-dependent aspartate 1-decarboxylase PanP, which translates into the protein MTAGKRAAEVSLESMHRIFTIPEAPDSTLGRIEKEISENLAGFLGNHIVATEQALTEIEKDFAGASIPEQPAFVSDHTHHLLDKLVSRSVHTSSPSFIGHMTSALPHFLLPLSKLMVGLNQNLVKIETSKAFTPLERQVLGMMHRLVYRDSDDFYQSWMHSANHSLGAFCSGGTVANLTALWVARNNMLKADGDFKGVAREGLFNALKHYGYDGLAILVSDRGHYSLKKSADVLGLGQDSVIAIPTDEYNRIDCMQLAAKCQELTDNNIRVLSIVGVAGTTETGNIDPLADMAAIAQQFKCHFHVDAAWGGATLLSNKYRDLLAGIEQADSVTIDAHKQMYVPMGAGLVVFKNPSSVAAIEHHAEYILRKGSKDLGSHTLEGSRPGMAMLVYASLHIISRPGYELLINQAIEKAKYFAKIIREHSEFELVTEPELCLLTYRYVPSQVQAFMAGADVETNQALNKVIDKLTKHIQKTQREAGKSFVSRTRIEVQKYGGEKVLVFRVVLANPLTTEEILHDVLTEQVEVAQSSIKFLPELLAKIGNSN
- the trmB gene encoding tRNA (guanine(46)-N(7))-methyltransferase TrmB, whose amino-acid sequence is MPDQNNPNDALSGDSKAIVTNQDGVHEKLEQIVQKHLSHCFEKPFQQHTLTAFEALDEKVKAWGGDVILDACCGVGQSTRLLAKQNPNALVIGVDKSAHRVNRNVEEHFPVDIAGVTNFEIIRADLNDFYRLVAKANWPIAKHNILYPNPWPKAKHIQRRWHGAAVFPSIIQIGETIELRSNWRLYLEEFLIAAKLSGREGQITEIKLTQGDTPITPFEAKFINSGQQCWQLTIS
- a CDS encoding helix-turn-helix domain-containing protein, with translation MPVIVNLDVVLAQRKMKLNDLAAAIGITPQNLSVLKAGRAKAIRFSTLEAICQHLNCQPGDILAFEEDSSSPNHVEKEA
- a CDS encoding DUF2975 domain-containing protein — encoded protein: MIAFQKLCQLNQGKIMGFTIFMGIMTLMSLVGGIAIISKKGVAEFASDPVFFNLMITVPTSFIFLLLVHKIFNLYIQGEFFTANVLNVFKTIAKLAISYGLIIKPGIMIATEYLVLANQGEDFSFTTLYLGSADFVVAVIGYCLHLAAAVTKISRELEEEQELTI